The Gymnodinialimonas sp. 57CJ19 genome includes a window with the following:
- the guaD gene encoding guanine deaminase produces the protein MQEHLILGQVLCFDGDPRKLGLDTVHHESAGGVLIRDGMIADVGDGAALRAAHPSVPVTDHGSDVILPGFVDAHTHYPQTAMIASWGKRLIDWLNTYTFPEEARFDDPAYAADIAGRYLDLLTANGTTTVASYATIHPASVDAFFAAAQARNMRALTGKTCMDRNAPDNLRDTAQSAYDDSRALLQKWHGQDRLGYIITPRFSPTSTPEQLSALGLLWAEHPDCLMQTHLSEQVDEIAWVRDLFPDARDYLDTYEAHGLLGAKGLYGHAIHLKPREISRLSEVGAALIHCPTSNTFIGSGLFDMSLADKLPVGLATDTGGGSSFSMLRTMAAAYEIGQLRGEALHPAELLWRATGGSAEALHLSDKIGRVAPGFEADLCVLSLSSTPAIAQRSARATTIWEAIFPTIMMGDDRAITQTYVAGTPVTSVP, from the coding sequence GTGCAAGAACATTTGATCCTTGGCCAAGTCCTGTGCTTTGACGGCGACCCTCGCAAGCTGGGGCTGGACACTGTGCACCATGAAAGCGCAGGCGGCGTCCTGATCCGCGACGGCATGATTGCCGATGTCGGCGATGGCGCGGCTTTGCGGGCGGCGCATCCATCGGTGCCCGTCACAGACCACGGGTCCGACGTGATCTTGCCGGGCTTTGTGGACGCCCACACCCACTACCCCCAAACGGCGATGATCGCATCATGGGGCAAGCGGCTGATTGACTGGCTCAACACCTACACGTTCCCCGAAGAAGCCCGCTTTGACGACCCCGCCTATGCCGCCGATATCGCGGGCCGCTATCTGGATCTTCTCACGGCCAACGGCACCACCACCGTCGCCAGCTACGCCACGATCCACCCCGCCTCGGTCGATGCCTTCTTTGCGGCAGCCCAAGCCCGCAATATGCGTGCGTTGACCGGCAAGACCTGTATGGACCGCAACGCGCCCGACAACCTGCGCGACACCGCGCAATCGGCCTATGACGATAGCCGCGCGCTGCTGCAAAAGTGGCACGGGCAAGACCGCCTCGGCTACATCATCACGCCGCGGTTCTCGCCCACCTCCACGCCCGAGCAACTCAGCGCCTTGGGGTTGCTCTGGGCTGAACACCCCGATTGCCTGATGCAAACCCACCTGAGCGAGCAGGTGGACGAAATCGCCTGGGTGCGCGACCTCTTCCCCGATGCGCGCGACTACCTGGATACCTACGAGGCCCACGGGCTGCTTGGAGCAAAAGGCCTCTATGGCCACGCTATCCACCTCAAACCCCGCGAAATCAGCCGCTTATCCGAGGTCGGCGCCGCGCTGATCCATTGCCCGACCTCCAATACCTTCATCGGCTCGGGCCTGTTCGACATGTCCCTTGCCGATAAGCTTCCCGTCGGTCTCGCGACGGATACCGGCGGCGGTTCCAGCTTCTCGATGTTGCGCACCATGGCCGCCGCCTATGAGATCGGCCAGCTGCGCGGCGAGGCGCTCCACCCGGCAGAACTGCTTTGGCGCGCCACCGGCGGTTCCGCCGAGGCGCTCCACCTGTCGGACAAGATCGGCCGCGTCGCGCCAGGGTTCGAGGCCGACCTCTGCGTCCTCTCCCTCTCCTCCACCCCCGCCATTGCCCAACGCTCCGCCCGCGCCACCACGATATGGGAGGCGATCTTCCCCACCATCATGATGGGCGACGATCGCGCCATCACGCAAACTTATGTCGCCGGCACACCGGTCACCTCGGTTCCGTAA